A genome region from Methanobacterium subterraneum includes the following:
- the cca gene encoding CCA tRNA nucleotidyltransferase, translating into MIDFQPILNDIEPSEEEEHKVHDLSLKLIEIINHDAQEEGIDAEAVLLGSVAKNTWISTGDKEDLDIDIFIKFPLTTSLDDLKNQGLELAKKCIKTMNGAYEERYASHPYLTGDIEGYPVDFVPCYDIKDSSELKSAVDRTLLHTQYILTNLKPSQAQEVRLLKRFMKMVGTYGSEFKVGGFSGYLCELLVIHYGSFLDVLKGAFHQWKPGYQIDLMNYSTAHLFKDPLVVVDPTDGNRNVSAALTLQKMAEFRVAAGNFLKNPKKSYFYPKKIQYNREALRDKFKKRKTHLVMLAFPTPNIPADALHPQIQKTEKSLVKILENDDFKVMGSDYWSDENKRGLILLELDTWHLIPFKKHSGPTAWDHENSERFHDKHPESWIEGDQWVTLIPRQYPDAESLIQGTLTPGGIKNLRVGKHLKKKILEKYNLVDVLDLLVARDVDEDILKFLHFYLHKNELLIRD; encoded by the coding sequence GTGATTGATTTTCAGCCTATCCTAAATGACATAGAACCCTCCGAGGAAGAGGAACATAAAGTTCATGATCTGTCTTTAAAATTAATTGAAATTATTAACCATGATGCTCAAGAGGAGGGTATTGATGCTGAAGCTGTCCTCCTTGGTTCTGTGGCCAAAAATACTTGGATTTCCACCGGAGATAAGGAAGATTTGGACATTGATATTTTCATCAAATTTCCACTAACCACCTCCCTGGATGATCTGAAGAATCAGGGTCTGGAATTAGCCAAAAAATGTATAAAAACTATGAATGGTGCCTATGAAGAGCGTTACGCATCACATCCCTACCTAACCGGTGATATTGAAGGTTATCCTGTTGATTTTGTTCCCTGTTATGATATTAAAGATTCCAGTGAACTGAAATCAGCAGTGGATCGCACCCTTCTCCACACTCAGTATATATTAACCAACTTGAAACCAAGCCAGGCCCAGGAAGTACGTCTTCTGAAGCGTTTCATGAAGATGGTGGGAACCTATGGATCTGAATTCAAAGTGGGTGGTTTCTCCGGATATCTGTGTGAATTACTGGTAATTCATTATGGTTCCTTTCTGGATGTTCTTAAAGGAGCATTCCACCAGTGGAAACCCGGCTACCAGATCGATCTCATGAATTACAGTACAGCACACCTTTTCAAGGATCCCCTGGTAGTGGTGGATCCTACTGATGGAAACCGGAATGTTTCTGCAGCCTTAACACTACAAAAAATGGCAGAATTTCGTGTTGCTGCGGGTAATTTCCTGAAAAATCCGAAAAAATCATACTTTTACCCCAAAAAAATCCAATATAATCGGGAGGCCTTGAGAGATAAATTTAAAAAAAGGAAAACCCATCTAGTTATGCTGGCCTTCCCCACACCGAATATTCCTGCCGATGCCCTGCACCCCCAGATCCAGAAAACTGAAAAATCACTGGTGAAAATCCTGGAAAATGATGACTTTAAGGTTATGGGGAGTGATTACTGGAGTGATGAAAATAAAAGAGGATTAATACTCTTAGAATTGGACACCTGGCATCTTATTCCCTTTAAAAAACATTCTGGGCCAACAGCATGGGACCATGAAAACAGTGAAAGATTCCACGATAAACACCCTGAATCTTGGATAGAAGGTGATCAGTGGGTAACCCTGATTCCCCGCCAGTATCCGGATGCAGAGTCCCTGATCCAGGGAACACTCACTCCAGGGGGGATCAAAAACCTCAGAGTGGGAAAACATCTGAAGAAGAAAATCCTGGAAAAATATAATTTAGTGGATGTTCTGGACCTTTTAGTTGCCAGGGATGTAGATGAAGATATACTTAAATTCTTACACTTTTATCTGCACAAAAATGAACTATTAATTCGTGATTAA
- the metG gene encoding methionine--tRNA ligase — translation MNKDSSKLFITCALPYANGPCHLGHLRSTYIPADIYARYHRMKGTDVLFVCATDEHGTPIAVQAEKEGISPMDIATRNYELIRKDLELSDISFDNFSRTTDPLHYEISQNFFLDLYQKNCIYPKTIQQLYCGDCDRFLPDRYVEGTCPHCSGEGARGDHCETCGRHLEPVQLMEPKCLICQSNPEIRESNQYYFRLSHFQEQLKECIQDNPELPANVRNYTMQWINEGLKDWILTRDMDWGIPVPLDDAEGKIIYVWGEAFLGYISSAAQWARRENTPWEPYWDDRAVHFIGKDIIYHHSIFWQAMLMAYGCKLPYNIVAGEYLSLEGLKMSTSKNWVIWAADFMEKFDSDLLRYYLVANAPLTRDTDFSWDDFQRRVNDELADVVGNFLHRTFSFTHRFFQGEIPQPGSFNDYDQEVKDEIIATPKRVGEYIESFDFREGLKEIIKLAKLGNKYFNDQEPWKTVKEEGDRSATTLYLCNQLAKVISVIISPYLPVKAGEMREILGLSHDKNDILKWEDSTQFIPAGTSLLKAKPLFAKIDDETIEKEKNALYTNLEETETMDNLISIEDFAKLDLRVGKIIGAEKVKGSEKLLKLMVDVKDKQLQVVAGLATKYSSEALLNQKVIILVNLKPAKLFGIKSEGMVLAAGDSSCILTAPDAGVGEGIR, via the coding sequence TTGAATAAAGATTCGAGTAAATTATTTATCACCTGCGCCCTACCCTACGCCAATGGCCCCTGCCATCTGGGACATCTGCGTTCCACTTACATACCGGCTGATATCTATGCCCGTTACCATCGGATGAAAGGTACTGATGTACTGTTTGTGTGTGCCACTGATGAACACGGAACACCAATAGCTGTTCAGGCAGAAAAGGAAGGAATATCTCCCATGGATATTGCCACTCGTAATTACGAGTTGATCCGTAAGGATCTGGAATTATCAGATATTTCATTTGATAACTTCTCCAGAACCACTGATCCACTTCATTATGAGATCTCTCAGAACTTCTTTTTGGATCTCTACCAGAAGAACTGTATTTATCCCAAGACCATCCAGCAGCTATACTGTGGTGATTGTGACCGGTTCCTCCCGGACCGTTACGTGGAGGGAACCTGCCCCCATTGTAGTGGAGAAGGTGCCCGTGGTGATCATTGCGAGACCTGTGGCCGGCACCTGGAACCAGTGCAGCTGATGGAACCAAAATGTCTAATCTGCCAGTCAAACCCGGAGATTAGGGAGTCCAATCAGTACTATTTCCGTTTAAGCCATTTCCAGGAACAATTAAAGGAATGTATTCAGGATAACCCTGAATTACCCGCCAATGTCCGTAATTATACAATGCAATGGATTAATGAGGGATTGAAGGATTGGATTTTAACCCGGGATATGGATTGGGGTATACCAGTACCCCTGGATGATGCTGAGGGTAAGATCATCTATGTGTGGGGTGAAGCATTCCTGGGTTACATTTCATCAGCAGCACAGTGGGCCCGCCGTGAAAACACTCCATGGGAGCCTTACTGGGATGACCGGGCAGTGCACTTCATTGGAAAAGACATCATCTACCACCACAGCATATTCTGGCAAGCCATGCTCATGGCTTACGGCTGTAAATTACCCTACAACATCGTAGCCGGGGAATACCTGTCCCTTGAGGGCCTTAAAATGTCAACCAGTAAGAACTGGGTGATCTGGGCAGCTGATTTTATGGAGAAATTCGACTCTGATTTATTGAGGTACTACCTGGTGGCCAATGCACCCCTCACCAGGGACACTGACTTTTCATGGGATGACTTCCAGAGGAGAGTCAATGATGAACTGGCCGATGTGGTGGGGAATTTCCTACACCGTACCTTCTCCTTCACCCACCGTTTCTTCCAGGGCGAAATACCCCAGCCGGGTTCCTTCAATGACTATGATCAGGAAGTTAAAGACGAGATAATAGCCACCCCGAAGAGGGTTGGTGAATATATAGAGAGCTTTGATTTCCGGGAAGGTCTGAAGGAGATAATAAAACTGGCCAAACTGGGAAACAAATACTTCAATGACCAGGAACCATGGAAAACTGTTAAAGAAGAAGGAGATCGGTCAGCTACTACTCTTTATCTGTGTAATCAGCTGGCAAAAGTGATCAGTGTTATTATAAGTCCCTACCTCCCAGTTAAAGCTGGTGAGATGAGAGAAATTCTTGGTTTAAGTCATGATAAAAATGATATTCTGAAATGGGAAGATTCCACCCAATTCATACCAGCCGGTACTTCCCTACTTAAAGCTAAACCATTATTTGCTAAAATTGATGATGAAACTATTGAAAAAGAGAAAAATGCACTTTATACAAATTTAGAGGAGACAGAAACTATGGATAATCTAATCAGTATTGAAGATTTCGCTAAACTAGATTTACGTGTTGGTAAAATTATAGGCGCAGAGAAAGTTAAAGGCTCTGAAAAGTTACTGAAGTTAATGGTGGATGTTAAGGACAAACAGTTACAGGTTGTAGCCGGTTTAGCCACTAAATATTCATCAGAGGCTTTGCTCAATCAGAAGGTTATCATCCTGGTTAACCTTAAACCTGCCAAGCTCTTCGGAATAAAGTCTGAGGGTATGGTGCTGGCTGCTGGGGATAGTTCCTGTATTCTAACAGCTCCTGATGCCGGTGTAGGTGAAGGCATAAGATAG
- a CDS encoding DNA primase — protein sequence MVSISFLNPLSPEGKDIVRELGSFEGISQDIPELRRIVTRNPSQEITDDKEIPSNYLELALKRMEWYIKKKHDREFNIRRYSFLSDQAITRYDIISFYLLCQAIGVKFGPNSRETRVMVEAQGDLIQERLGKLHTEERRLIVDEALQMLIKGDRVHWTFFQELLGTRKIRLTDLVLDKGELILEREDFIDRFGPRINHRNPNSMYQLLIGDELKELIMVKMIMQETEDYIKQVHEKARIMVEPNPVLLELADEVAEVLAEQMQHYGYGTGRGGGGPMKSGPLNHLAFPPCAKKALEGIKSGGRNDAIVLFMTPFVSYARLYPDVFRMNISKRVSDQDPQLEITENEVLPLIYEAAQRCVPPLFDDQPQEKVNINAKLGFGMHSTLKMEHEGETTWYTPMSCEKIKLHLPHLCRPDDTCKKIGNPLSYYNRMIWEVRNLNQEDSNSTDSGTVNEHSNVPVEGKNSNTVNCAENIEDESMVPEKSGKSNDDSSEEV from the coding sequence ATGGTTTCCATCTCTTTTTTAAACCCACTATCACCTGAGGGAAAAGACATAGTAAGGGAACTGGGTAGCTTTGAAGGCATATCCCAAGATATCCCTGAACTTAGAAGAATAGTTACTCGTAACCCTTCCCAGGAAATTACGGATGATAAGGAAATACCCTCTAACTATTTGGAACTGGCCCTTAAAAGGATGGAATGGTATATAAAGAAAAAACATGACCGGGAATTTAACATCCGGAGATATTCATTTCTATCTGATCAGGCCATAACTCGTTATGATATTATCTCATTCTATCTTTTATGCCAGGCTATTGGAGTTAAATTTGGACCCAACTCACGGGAAACCCGGGTCATGGTTGAAGCCCAGGGAGATTTGATTCAGGAGAGACTGGGAAAACTACATACTGAGGAAAGAAGATTAATAGTAGATGAAGCTCTGCAAATGTTAATTAAAGGTGATAGGGTTCACTGGACATTTTTCCAGGAATTATTAGGTACTCGTAAGATACGTCTAACTGACCTGGTGCTGGATAAAGGGGAATTAATCCTGGAACGTGAGGATTTCATTGATCGATTTGGCCCTCGGATAAATCACCGGAATCCCAACAGCATGTACCAGTTGTTGATTGGTGATGAACTGAAGGAACTAATCATGGTTAAGATGATCATGCAGGAAACCGAGGATTACATTAAACAAGTCCATGAAAAGGCTCGTATCATGGTGGAACCCAACCCTGTACTCCTTGAACTGGCCGATGAGGTGGCTGAGGTACTGGCCGAACAAATGCAACACTATGGTTATGGAACTGGTCGGGGTGGTGGCGGACCCATGAAATCCGGACCACTGAACCATCTGGCATTCCCACCCTGCGCGAAGAAAGCATTGGAAGGAATAAAATCAGGGGGAAGGAATGATGCCATTGTACTATTCATGACTCCATTTGTATCCTATGCCCGACTTTACCCGGATGTTTTCCGAATGAACATCTCCAAGCGAGTATCTGATCAGGACCCCCAACTGGAGATCACTGAAAACGAGGTCCTGCCATTGATCTACGAGGCTGCCCAACGATGTGTTCCTCCATTATTCGATGACCAGCCCCAGGAAAAGGTTAATATCAATGCCAAACTTGGTTTCGGAATGCACTCTACCCTGAAAATGGAACACGAAGGTGAAACCACCTGGTACACCCCTATGAGTTGTGAGAAGATCAAGCTGCACCTACCCCATCTTTGTCGACCTGATGATACCTGTAAAAAGATAGGAAATCCTCTGAGTTATTATAACCGGATGATATGGGAAGTACGGAATTTGAATCAGGAAGATTCTAATTCTACTGATTCAGGCACAGTTAATGAACATTCTAATGTACCAGTTGAAGGTAAAAATTCTAATACGGTTAACTGTGCAGAGAATATAGAAGATGAAAGTATGGTTCCAGAGAAAAGCGGCAAATCTAATGATGATAGTTCAGAGGAGGTCTGA
- the thpR gene encoding RNA 2',3'-cyclic phosphodiesterase, with amino-acid sequence MRAFMAVDLDSRLSRKIQEVQRELKKTDAPLKIVEPDNLHFTLKFFGDISPSQANVITSIIQDKLENYQSFPLHIKGTGVFPHMGYMRVIWLGIEDPQCFSRLQMDLDQEFVKMGFKKERSYIPHLTIARVKGPQNKEILAETIKKMQEIEIGHMTVEKLVLKKSELTPVGPIYTDVKEFFI; translated from the coding sequence GTGAGAGCATTTATGGCAGTTGATTTAGATAGCAGATTATCCCGTAAAATTCAGGAAGTTCAAAGGGAGCTTAAAAAAACAGATGCACCATTGAAAATAGTTGAACCTGATAACTTGCATTTCACCTTGAAATTTTTCGGCGATATTTCTCCCTCCCAAGCCAATGTTATCACCAGTATTATTCAGGATAAACTGGAAAATTACCAATCATTCCCCTTGCACATCAAAGGAACTGGTGTGTTCCCTCACATGGGATATATGAGGGTTATCTGGTTGGGAATTGAAGATCCGCAATGTTTTTCTAGACTTCAAATGGATCTTGATCAGGAATTCGTGAAAATGGGGTTTAAAAAGGAGAGAAGTTACATCCCCCACCTTACCATAGCCCGGGTTAAAGGTCCCCAGAACAAGGAAATACTGGCAGAGACCATTAAAAAAATGCAGGAAATAGAAATTGGTCATATGACCGTGGAAAAACTGGTCCTAAAAAAGAGTGAACTCACCCCGGTGGGCCCCATCTACACTGATGTTAAGGAATTTTTCATCTAA
- a CDS encoding phosphoenolpyruvate carboxykinase (ATP) encodes MSTYKVELVTPYIKDEMFNKLKSKVKFERKANIHGACVKLLTDNEDYKEEWEDNFKFMNEDIRPHAKIFSVEDDGQLQVLYEPISKTCIIKNCDYYGWIKSIALAAISDFFEEYHSEHRRYSTHGSAVDCGGHSLAIIGPSGTGKTTLTYGLLQYDDFNYISDDWFFTRLFNNGAVIYSSEKNSYIRDDLAQVWEKFSEEVNRVKLDNKGRGIADVNTLFKGRVRETSTLKSVVLLERNNSNPPFRKLDPVEALNFMVENDFCNPHQLVRDQRKLHIRKTFFQNLFQTVDVYLLNTIETPLESLRRIKNLVI; translated from the coding sequence ATGTCAACTTACAAAGTGGAATTAGTGACACCTTATATTAAGGATGAGATGTTCAATAAACTTAAGAGTAAAGTTAAGTTCGAAAGAAAGGCCAATATCCATGGTGCTTGTGTTAAACTCCTAACTGATAATGAAGATTATAAAGAGGAATGGGAAGATAATTTCAAGTTCATGAATGAAGATATACGACCCCATGCCAAGATCTTCTCAGTTGAGGATGATGGCCAACTACAGGTGTTATACGAACCCATATCCAAAACCTGCATTATTAAAAACTGTGATTATTATGGTTGGATAAAAAGCATAGCGTTGGCAGCTATTTCTGACTTTTTTGAGGAATATCACTCTGAACACCGACGTTATTCTACCCATGGATCTGCAGTTGACTGTGGTGGTCATTCCCTGGCCATCATCGGACCATCTGGAACTGGTAAAACCACCCTGACCTACGGACTCCTCCAGTATGATGACTTTAATTACATATCCGATGACTGGTTCTTCACCCGCTTATTCAACAATGGTGCTGTCATATATTCTTCAGAAAAGAATTCATACATCCGTGACGACCTGGCCCAAGTCTGGGAGAAGTTTTCAGAAGAAGTTAATCGTGTGAAGCTGGATAACAAGGGACGGGGAATCGCCGATGTTAACACCCTCTTCAAGGGAAGGGTTCGGGAAACCAGCACCCTAAAAAGTGTGGTTCTACTGGAAAGAAATAATTCTAATCCTCCCTTCCGGAAACTGGACCCGGTTGAAGCTCTTAATTTTATGGTGGAGAATGATTTCTGCAATCCACACCAATTGGTTAGGGACCAGCGGAAACTTCACATTAGAAAGACCTTCTTCCAGAATTTATTTCAGACAGTAGATGTTTATCTATTAAACACCATTGAAACTCCCCTGGAAAGTTTGAGAAGGATAAAAAATCTTGTTATTTGA
- the priS gene encoding DNA primase catalytic subunit PriS, producing the protein MDLKPATPNERRKYYREEWNVKDIPDFILNTLAQREFGFDHMGRGPNDRYRVFQNQDYLRKFMRYRTPFAAYSSVAFYQKPRRRDGWIKAELVFDVDAKDIPIRTCGCENVCEICLNQAKDIVHGLIDTLKGDLGLSDIRVVYSGRGYHIRVLDDGVMGMGSDVRSQVVKYIVGSEVPRSEYSSHGMKYKLEHFTIPFAYPQVFTERVKQALFAVNLDTEIDDVSRDIKKAVIKHRELLTNDQWGLFRKEIGPMRYARLVKGIASLNLTLVDAKVSIDLKRILRLPSSLHSGVSMKSTLIKNLETFDPFQEAVPKFVYERTD; encoded by the coding sequence GTGGATCTAAAACCAGCCACCCCCAATGAACGCCGCAAGTACTACCGGGAAGAATGGAATGTAAAAGATATACCAGATTTCATTCTGAACACTCTAGCCCAGAGGGAATTTGGATTTGACCATATGGGCAGAGGGCCCAATGACCGTTATCGTGTATTCCAGAATCAAGATTATCTAAGAAAGTTCATGCGATACCGCACACCCTTTGCTGCCTACTCTTCAGTGGCATTTTATCAGAAACCTCGGCGCAGGGATGGATGGATAAAGGCAGAGCTGGTCTTTGATGTTGATGCCAAGGACATACCTATAAGAACATGCGGATGTGAAAATGTCTGTGAGATATGTTTGAATCAGGCCAAGGACATCGTCCATGGACTGATAGACACCTTAAAAGGTGATCTGGGTCTTTCTGATATTCGTGTGGTTTACTCTGGCCGAGGTTATCACATCCGAGTGCTGGATGATGGAGTGATGGGTATGGGTAGTGATGTACGTAGCCAAGTCGTTAAATATATAGTGGGTTCTGAAGTGCCACGAAGTGAATACTCCAGCCACGGGATGAAATACAAACTGGAACACTTCACCATCCCCTTTGCCTATCCTCAGGTATTCACCGAACGGGTGAAACAGGCTCTTTTTGCAGTAAACCTGGACACTGAAATTGATGATGTGAGTAGGGATATAAAGAAAGCAGTGATTAAGCACCGGGAATTATTAACCAATGATCAATGGGGATTATTCCGAAAAGAAATAGGGCCAATGAGGTATGCCAGACTGGTTAAAGGTATAGCATCCCTAAATCTGACTTTAGTGGATGCCAAGGTCTCCATTGACCTTAAAAGGATATTAAGATTACCATCATCCTTACATTCAGGTGTTAGTATGAAATCCACCCTAATTAAAAACCTGGAAACATTCGATCCCTTCCAGGAAGCAGTTCCTAAATTCGTCTACGAAAGAACGGATTAA
- a CDS encoding MraY family glycosyltransferase, with product MEPNLILPYQNLFLTSAICALVAFLVTFLSMPRLIKKLEDADIVGRDIHKPSKPAVAEMGGIGILFGFIIGIFLGIYFYPELQFQLTITLLVILLVGIVGMVDDLVMLSSKEKLILLWLAGLPLIWIAPPNVDLIYILMVPIAVSIAANLTNMLAGLNGIESGLGAIAMTSLSIACIIMGKYDVAVISMCMLGALLAFLYYNRHPSNVFPGDVGTLIIGATIVVVAFIGRVRIIALIVLIPNIIDMILKLYSAGVMERQQHQPTQVGVDGKLMAPETGFNSLIRWILKRPMEEKNVVIIVWLIGIFFGAVGIILAYILKARMF from the coding sequence ATGGAACCTAACCTTATACTTCCCTACCAAAACCTGTTTTTAACCTCGGCCATCTGCGCCCTGGTGGCCTTTTTGGTAACCTTCCTGAGTATGCCTCGTCTTATTAAAAAACTGGAAGACGCAGATATAGTTGGAAGAGATATTCACAAACCATCCAAACCCGCAGTGGCAGAAATGGGTGGTATTGGTATCCTTTTTGGATTCATCATCGGAATATTCCTGGGTATCTATTTCTATCCTGAACTTCAATTCCAGCTCACCATCACCTTACTGGTAATCCTCCTGGTGGGAATAGTGGGGATGGTAGATGATCTGGTTATGTTATCATCCAAGGAAAAACTCATACTACTCTGGCTGGCAGGCTTACCACTCATATGGATTGCACCACCCAACGTAGACCTAATTTACATTTTAATGGTTCCAATCGCGGTTTCCATCGCAGCTAACCTAACCAACATGCTAGCTGGATTAAATGGAATTGAATCAGGTTTAGGTGCCATTGCCATGACATCCCTAAGTATTGCCTGCATCATCATGGGCAAGTACGATGTAGCGGTAATCAGCATGTGCATGTTAGGAGCATTACTGGCCTTCCTTTACTACAACCGCCATCCATCCAATGTATTCCCAGGAGATGTGGGAACACTGATCATCGGGGCTACAATTGTGGTTGTGGCCTTTATTGGTAGGGTGAGGATCATTGCCCTTATCGTACTAATACCCAATATAATAGATATGATCCTTAAGCTATACAGTGCCGGTGTAATGGAAAGACAACAACACCAACCCACACAAGTAGGGGTAGATGGAAAACTGATGGCCCCTGAAACCGGCTTTAATTCCCTTATACGGTGGATATTAAAACGTCCCATGGAAGAAAAAAATGTGGTAATAATTGTGTGGCTCATTGGAATATTCTTCGGAGCGGTAGGAATAATACTGGCTTATATTTTAAAAGCCAGGATGTTTTAA
- a CDS encoding helix-turn-helix domain-containing protein — protein sequence MANEIYVNKPLSFSRIMELLDQYPDLKKISCPPSLYSRISPKYLEALNELGVTVVSVEKKGRPKKYNENDTQRIQHLIKTGTSPREISETIGIPLKTVYYLKDSPLKRGRKMKYNTQKVKKVKNLYTDGVPAKDISRDLKIPLRTVYSLLKR from the coding sequence GTGGCCAATGAAATATATGTGAACAAACCATTATCATTCAGCCGTATCATGGAACTCCTGGACCAGTACCCTGATCTGAAGAAGATAAGCTGCCCCCCCAGTTTATATTCGCGAATTTCTCCAAAGTATCTTGAGGCCCTGAATGAACTGGGAGTGACTGTTGTATCAGTGGAAAAGAAAGGACGTCCAAAAAAATATAATGAAAATGATACACAGAGAATTCAACATCTAATAAAAACAGGTACATCTCCACGGGAAATTTCAGAAACCATTGGAATACCCCTAAAAACAGTTTATTATCTTAAAGATTCCCCCCTTAAACGTGGGCGAAAGATGAAATACAACACCCAGAAAGTTAAAAAAGTTAAAAATCTTTATACAGATGGAGTTCCAGCTAAGGACATATCCAGAGACTTGAAAATCCCCCTTAGAACTGTTTACTCCCTTCTGAAACGGTGA
- a CDS encoding DUF530 domain-containing protein — protein sequence MNESVLIGKSERFLDQIKRNDISLSDIESPEKFLTLYNYLKQNMDTLQDMRETMEIKGYTAPYRSINKYGRPLTGETKAEDMYDVSRHTQYFRMNAAAKKNILDRVKSAMSSHRIAIGHLEEFATLECTCCQRKYKGHEIALIKLNKCQCGGSLKLHVNTEGVYRLEIIPFLPLSGDYMVKLSELSPRSRQAFRSIVRILKQEKRGIVKTVSLVIKVMEDGRWVRKRVTIDAQDEANYEKEIRSQYGSNARIEMMQFHRKKPSIINDKQVQTALSLGYVKYAETQILQFLPALLEKSLHDFGKVKEYQESLEVAERKANKYDDGDDQDDLKKFFLKKELKEKDIVDEEGNLNETIQQDLKNKELIEKNLFQEIPRIYILWDLLRYYLTTSYDRRNKHSGPFPYLRPGLDSNQIKAFQDFKKDVLEIIQEHLCEKIGFIPGMGKVLFSKFSVEKKMKGLHLQMGSALGAAIVAIEGNLTVEETAELFSITPKAVQKEKETLETLQKPASSKARQFMAMMKK from the coding sequence ATGAACGAATCGGTACTCATTGGAAAATCAGAACGTTTTCTGGACCAGATAAAGAGGAATGATATTTCATTAAGTGATATTGAAAGCCCGGAAAAGTTCCTCACACTTTACAATTATTTAAAACAGAACATGGATACTCTGCAGGATATGCGGGAAACCATGGAAATTAAAGGTTACACTGCCCCCTATCGTTCTATAAACAAGTACGGCCGCCCACTAACCGGTGAAACCAAAGCTGAAGATATGTATGATGTCAGCCGTCACACCCAGTACTTCCGGATGAATGCTGCTGCTAAAAAGAACATTCTGGATCGTGTTAAATCTGCCATGAGCTCCCATCGTATTGCCATTGGACACTTGGAGGAGTTCGCAACCTTAGAATGCACTTGCTGCCAACGGAAATATAAGGGTCATGAAATAGCCCTCATTAAGTTGAACAAATGTCAATGTGGGGGGAGTTTGAAATTACATGTGAACACCGAGGGAGTTTATCGCCTTGAAATCATTCCCTTCCTTCCCCTCTCAGGGGATTACATGGTTAAACTCTCAGAACTGAGTCCCAGGAGTCGACAGGCTTTTCGTAGTATTGTTCGGATTTTAAAACAGGAAAAAAGGGGAATTGTTAAAACTGTGTCCCTGGTGATCAAGGTTATGGAAGATGGTCGATGGGTAAGGAAGAGAGTTACCATTGATGCCCAGGATGAAGCTAACTATGAAAAGGAGATTCGCAGTCAGTATGGTTCCAATGCCCGTATCGAGATGATGCAGTTTCATCGGAAGAAACCTTCCATTATCAACGACAAACAGGTGCAAACCGCACTTTCACTGGGGTATGTTAAGTACGCAGAAACCCAGATACTCCAGTTTTTACCAGCTTTACTGGAAAAATCTCTCCATGATTTCGGGAAAGTGAAAGAATACCAGGAATCCCTGGAAGTCGCCGAGAGAAAAGCCAATAAGTATGATGATGGTGATGATCAGGACGACCTTAAGAAGTTCTTCTTAAAAAAGGAACTAAAAGAAAAGGATATTGTGGATGAAGAGGGGAATCTCAATGAAACCATCCAACAAGACCTGAAAAATAAAGAATTGATTGAAAAAAATCTTTTCCAGGAAATCCCCCGTATATACATTTTGTGGGATCTCTTACGCTATTACTTAACCACTTCCTACGATCGTAGGAATAAACATTCGGGGCCATTCCCTTACCTCCGCCCGGGTTTGGATTCAAATCAGATCAAAGCTTTTCAGGACTTTAAAAAGGATGTATTGGAAATCATACAGGAGCACCTCTGTGAGAAGATAGGATTTATACCTGGCATGGGCAAAGTTTTATTCAGTAAATTCTCAGTTGAAAAGAAGATGAAAGGTCTTCACTTGCAAATGGGATCGGCCCTGGGTGCCGCCATAGTTGCCATTGAAGGAAATTTAACCGTTGAGGAAACTGCTGAATTATTCTCCATTACCCCTAAAGCAGTTCAAAAGGAGAAGGAAACCCTTGAAACACTTCAAAAACCTGCTAGCTCCAAGGCAAGGCAGTTTATGGCCATGATGAAGAAGTAG